Within bacterium, the genomic segment GTCCGACAGGCAGCGACCTGCGCCGCGAGCCGTTCGGGGAGGCCTTCGCTCGGCGCCGCCGACGAATCCGCGTCGGGGAGCAGTTCGCGGACGAATTCGTCGTAGCCGCTTTGCCGCGCGAGGCGGGCGAAGAGCCGTCGACGGGGCCGCTCGGCGCGTGACAAGAAAGCGCTCCTTGCAACGACCGCATGATCAAGGGTGTCGAACGCTTCGCCGGGCGCCTCGCCGGACAGGTGGTCGATCACGTCCCGGACAAGTTCCAGCGACTGAAGATCCTCGTCCGGACGCTCGCCGGGCTTTGTAGACGCCGGCGGGGCCGCCGCGATCCGTCGCGCGAGGTCGCGGTCCCCCTCGAGAAACAGCGCCGCGGCCAGCTCCGCGCGCAAGGGGGTGAGCCGTACGCCGAACTCCAGTCTATCCACGTGGCCTTCCTGCTCCTTCGATTCGAAGATCAGGACGGCCTCCCGCTCCGCGGACGGAATGGCGGCGAACGCCGCCGCCGCCTCGCGTTGAAGACCCGCCGCCAAGAGCGCCGCAAGGAGCCGGTTGCGGGCCGCGGCGAGAAACGCGCCGTCGCGCACGCCCGCGGCCAAGGCCGCGTCGAGCGCCGCGCGGGCCCAGGCGGCCGAGAGACAGAAATCGAAACGGTTGGCCTCCGCCTCCAGCAGCAGCAAGACCGGAGCGCCTGGATGTCGTTCGAGCGCGACGCGGAGCGACGCGTCGCCGAACGGAACCCGTCCCCACTCGAGCCGCTGCAGGTGGACGACGAGCGGCGTCGGGTCCGCGCTCGCCCTGATCTCCGCGAGGGCGACGTCGTCGTCGATGGAGTGCGATCCGATCCTCAAGAGGACCCATCCGACCTGTCGCACGACGGCGTCGGCCGCGGGTTCCCTCCGGTACGCCCGCCAGATCGCCGATTTCGCGCGCCGTGCGGGGACCGAGGTGGGGACGGAGTCCTCGCCCGTGTGGCCGATCTTGTGGACGATCAGCGTCGCCTCGACGAGGTCGGCCGCCGTCTCCCGCGCGACGCCGAAACGCGCGGCGATCTCGCCGACCGCTTCGTCGAGGGAACGGCCGGCGACCGTCGCCCGCCAAAGGGCCTCTTCCAGCCCCGCGCCGCATTCGTACCACTCGACGCACTCCGGGCGACGCTCTTTCCCGAGCGCCTTGAGTTCGGCGCTCGGCGACCAGCCGGCGTCTTCGGCGGCGACGGCGAACGCGGGCGCGAGCGATGCCGCGGCGAGCGCGGCGGCGAACATGATGCGCATGATCCCCCTCCCGGCGACGACGGCCGAAGCATAACGCCGCGCCCGGCGCCCGGGGCGGCGCCGCTGCGCCGTCGGTCGGACCGCCGCCGCACCGACCGTTTCCCGCGCCGCAGCGCTCGCTTCCGGCTGGCTGCAACCGACGGAGGCGTCGTCGGACGAAGTTCCGTTTTGTCGGTAGGCATTGACAAATACCGACGACACGAAACATGATGACGTCATGAAGAGTTCGCGCGAACGGATTCTGGATCTTGCCCGCACGCGCGCGTTCATCCGCCCACGCGACCTCGCCGCGGAGCGGATCCCCCGCGTCGCGCTCACGCGCCTGGTCCGGTGCGGTCTGCTCGAGCGGGTCGGCCGCGGCCTCTACTCGATCCCGGGGCGACCGATGTCCGCGAACGGCGCTCTGGCCGAGGTGGCGAGCTGGCAGCCGCAGGCGATCATCTGCCTTCTCTCCGCGCTGCAGTTCCACGAACTCACGACGCAGACGTCGTTCGCCGTCTGGCTCGCCGTGCCGAACAAGGCGCGTGCGCCGAGGCTGGATTATCCGCCGCTGCGCGTCGCCCGGTTTTCAGGCGCCGCGCTGACCGAAGGCGTCGAGGAACACATCGTCGACGGCGTGGCGGTGCGCGTCACGAGCGTCGCGCGCACGGTGGCGGACTGCTTCAAGTTCCGCAACAAGATCGGCCTCGACGTCGCGCTGGAGGCGCTGCGCGAGGCGTGGCGCGCCCGGCGCGTCGGCATGGACGAGCTCTGGCGTTGCGCCGAGCTCCGTCACGTGGCCAACGTGATGCGCCCGTATCTGGAGAGCCTGTCGTGAAGCGACGCAACGTGGCCGCGTCGGTGCGTGCGCGCCTGCTCAGGCTTGCGCGGGAAAGGAACCAGGAGTTCGGCCTGGTCCTGCTCCGCTACGCGTTGGAGCGCCTGCTGTACCGCATGAGCGTCTCGCCCCACGCCGATCAGT encodes:
- a CDS encoding type IV toxin-antitoxin system AbiEi family antitoxin domain-containing protein → MKSSRERILDLARTRAFIRPRDLAAERIPRVALTRLVRCGLLERVGRGLYSIPGRPMSANGALAEVASWQPQAIICLLSALQFHELTTQTSFAVWLAVPNKARAPRLDYPPLRVARFSGAALTEGVEEHIVDGVAVRVTSVARTVADCFKFRNKIGLDVALEALREAWRARRVGMDELWRCAELRHVANVMRPYLESLS
- a CDS encoding thrombospondin type 3 repeat-containing protein encodes the protein MRIMFAAALAAASLAPAFAVAAEDAGWSPSAELKALGKERRPECVEWYECGAGLEEALWRATVAGRSLDEAVGEIAARFGVARETAADLVEATLIVHKIGHTGEDSVPTSVPARRAKSAIWRAYRREPAADAVVRQVGWVLLRIGSHSIDDDVALAEIRASADPTPLVVHLQRLEWGRVPFGDASLRVALERHPGAPVLLLLEAEANRFDFCLSAAWARAALDAALAAGVRDGAFLAAARNRLLAALLAAGLQREAAAAFAAIPSAEREAVLIFESKEQEGHVDRLEFGVRLTPLRAELAAALFLEGDRDLARRIAAAPPASTKPGERPDEDLQSLELVRDVIDHLSGEAPGEAFDTLDHAVVARSAFLSRAERPRRRLFARLARQSGYDEFVRELLPDADSSAAPSEGLPERLAAQVAACRTQAAQADADAARQFGAGPTKSDADPAAELIARRLAAPPLHVFSERPLPANVAPWNPADKERAQLTTALERWKLPGLFPVRVERDGRRVTAIGLAQDYDPVGEISGGAYWIVRSEDGGKTWGRPLYTGLRTMQPYSIRSFSRLPLVAGDHLHIEADIRELDTSVISLPPISRSFKREQSGLYLDAAWADLERDSDGDGLTDLAEERLLTDPLVADSDGDGIPDGADPLPHVAGSAKPSLRGEVIAAALAAASDDGALKPILTGDPGGQDAAGTDSSAMRLDGVALTSRRTTFIEGDRRDFAGLSFGGRVVVLAPAEAELARKRFGVHFPALIKVFVDHSGTKALVIWNAQWYGETLRLRKEGGKWKSEQVSSWIT